From the genome of Nicotiana tabacum cultivar K326 chromosome 2, ASM71507v2, whole genome shotgun sequence:
cagatgcgcgttcgcaggtgcggaacttgGAGTGCAGGTACAGGCCCTGGAGGTGCAAGTAACTTCTGCAGAAGCGGTATTTTCACCGCATATGCGGCATCACTGGTGCGATAataggtccgcagatgcgaaaagtctggacagaaggtttaaaagcaagggttcgcgattttagtcttatttcaacattttggactcggacttaggcgattttggagaagatttTCGAGGTAATTATTGAGGTAAGATTCTTGTACTCACTTTGGATCATAAAAACTTGTTTCCCTACTGATTTCCCCACCCAATTAGTGAGATTTTGAAGTataatttgggggtttagggcttgagaattggatagtggattttggagatttggacgaCCAAATGGtgtcgaattttgataaatttggtgtggttagactcgtgagtgaatgtgctttcgggtgttgtgacttttgtcggatttcgagacatgggcccggaggccggtttgagccgatttcggatttttggttatgatttagtacttttcttgtgaaattgatcccttgagaggcaaaggcatttcgacGTAAGAATTttctcggtttgaggtaagtaacactttcaaactgggttctaagggttcgaaaccccgaactatgtgctatacgattggtattgaggtgacgcatatgccaagtgatgggcgtgcgagcgtgcaccgtgagaattgtggtctgattgattccatggcactgtatagtgactctatctggttgatatccgtattttcatcatgtgataaagtaattgagctgtcaatcatgctagatatcatgtttaggctttatgctggtactgttgggacccctagtggtcgtttcttgttgtcatctcactgatttcattgatattacgcattcagtcatgttcatgcatttcatatcatatctcagtctcagttgttatttattgatacatcatatcattgtttcgggctagttttcatgatattgtgagcctgtgagtgagactggagagattaatgattgagtgaggctgagagcctgattatgagtgacagttatgagATCGGAatgcacgccgcaatggttatACTGATTTTATGATAGTGCTTGGACTATAGGAGCCTCTCCGAAGTTTGtaacacacccccaatgagcgcgattgatattattgagggatgaatcttccctagacatggatcttgtctgaagtacttgatacctggagatggatcttctacacaaggctggattggccttcctcggtactgggtgacttatagtcagtgatgtataagttccaggatggatcttccctgggccgtatgagccatatacagtaccgagtggttgagcattcgagagtgtgagcacatgaggctgatagcatggtgcatcacatacagcatgtgcattggcatgtagatataacATAGTTATATTCTTTACACTGTTCGGATCTGCTTcactttactgttttgagttgcctatttaatttgaaagcatgcctacatttatgtTCAGTTGTTTCTATTTTATCTGTAccagttgagttcgtcactacctttcagtccaaagtttggacttgttacttactaagttggatGTACTCTCATTACTCCCTAcatctcgtgtgcagatccaagcaTTTTTGGTCACGACGGCGGTTACTGATTGCAGCTTCAGAGTTCGGAGACTACCAAgatagctgcacggcgttcgcacgtatcgactctccttctttatcactagttatatttttaatttatttctctagacactgtagtagactgtattctgatttagacgctcatgtactctgtgacaccccgattttgggatggattgtatcgtattttggatatttccGTTTTTAAAAAGGCTttcctaaattattaaattacttCCGTCTTTATGTTCAAAGATTTTTTTGTGTTGAGATGTTTAGTTGTGACTTGcttagttccacgataggcgacATCATGACGGttagattttaggtcgtgacagtgCAACAAGAGTGTCAAGTATGTTCAATGGCAAAACAACATAGATCAACCTTTCCTGTTAGTAGCAGTAAATCAGACTGTTTTTTCAGCTTATACATGTAGATGTTTGGGGTCCCAATAAGAGACCTACACATGATAAGAAGCATTACTTTGTCACAATTGTTGATGACTTTAGTAGGTACACTTGGATTTTCCTAATACAGTCTAAGTGTGAGGTATTGTTTGTATTGACAAATGTTTTTCAATGATAAAAAATCAGTTTGGTATGACAGTTAAGGTGTTGAGATGAGACAACGGCACCGAGTTTTTTAATTCTAAATGTAATGACTTACTTTTTGGTCTTGGAGTGATTCATCAAAGTAGTTGTCCATATACACCACAACAAAACAGAACTGTAGAGAGAAAGCATAGGCATATTCTGGAAGTTGCAAGGGCTCTAAAACTTCAAAGTGCTATCCCAATTAGATTATGAGGTGAATGCATTAGAACTGCAGTCTATTTGATTAACAAACTTCCTAGTGCAGTACTAAatggaaaatcaccatatgaaatGCTACATGGAAAGGTGCCCAAAATAGAGCACCTAAGAGTGTTTGGATGTTTGTGTTATGCTAGTGTCTTACCAAGGGAAAATAAGTTTGCTGCAAAAGCAAAGAAGACAATATTCATGGGCTACTCAGAAGCACAAAAAGGGTATAGGTTGTATGATTTGGTCATAGATCTTTTTTGTAAGCAGAGATGTGTCTTTTAAAGAggatatattttctttcaaagaaAAAGGACatgatgatatttgggaagatGACCTATTCCTGGCAGATCCTATAGCACATAAGGATATGCAATTAGCCAATTCAGAAGAGATTTTTCAGCATAGACCATCTACTGAGCAGGAGGTAACTGTTGATCAGGAGACAACCATTGATACTAACTCAGAAGCAACACatttagaggaagatgatatcAAATCATAGCCAGAGCCTGAAAGGCCAAGTGAACAGAGTTCCAACACAAGTGGTGTCAACTCAGAGCCTGAATTCTCAGATGAATAGACTCAACATGAAACCTTTACAGATGTCCAAACTGTAAGGGAACAACCTGATGGTTCAAAGATAGATAGAACCAAACCTAGTAGAGTGACAAAGCCTCCTACATGGCTAAAAGATTATGTCACTGGGAAGAAATCTTCAGCATTTTGCAAATATCCTATCACCAACTATGTGTCCTATAATCACCTTTTTGCAATATGCCAGACATATGTTGGACTTGTTACAACCTCTACTAAACCAAGAAGCTTTAAAGAAATAGCTCAAGATAAGAAGTGGGTAGAAGCCATGAAGTAGAAAATCAATGCATTGTAAGACAATTATACTTGGGAGGTTGTTGATCTACCAGTGGGCAAAAAAATAGTAGGCTCTAAGTGGGTGTACAAAATTAAGTACAAAGCCAATGGAGAGGTAGATAAATACAAAGCCAGGTTGGTGGCAAAGGGATACACACAACAAAAGGACTTGGACTATCATGAAACATTCTCCCCAATTGCCAAAATGATAACTGTGAGGACAGTAATAACACTTGCAGCCTCAAAAGATTGGGAATCATCATAAATGGATGTTAATAATGCCTTTCTGCAAGGAGATTTATTTGAAGAGGTATACATGGATCTACCACAAGGTTTTCACAGAAAGGGGGAGTACAAGGTGTGTAAACTTCTCAAATCACTATATGGCTTGAAGCAGGCTTCACGACAATGGAATATCAAACTTACTGATGCCTTGATAGATGTAGGCTACAATTAGAGTTTCTATGATTACTCTTTGTTCGCAAAAAGGGCCGGTAATGATATAGTTATTGTcttagtatatgttgatgacatcctCATCACATGTAGCAATAAGGAATTAATTGAGGAAGCTAAAGCCACACTTCATAACAAGTTCAAGGTAAAGTATTTGGGACAATTGAGATATTTCTTAGGGATTGAGGTGTTAAGATCACAATCTGGGATCTTACTCAACCAAAGGAAATATGCTTTAGAGTTACTAGCTGACATGGCCTTAGTGGATCTAAACCTGCTACTACACCTTTAGAGATGAATATCAAACTCACCACTGTTGAGTATGATACTCATGTGGGGAGATCTGATGATGAACGATTGAAAGATTTTATTAGTTATCAGAAGCTAGTGGAAAAATTGCTCTATTTGACTATTACCAGACTAGACAATAGTTTTGCAGTGCAAGTACTGAGCCAGTTTATGCAGCAGCCAAAACTATCTCATTGGAATGCAGCCTTGAGGTTGATTGGGTATATAAAAGGGTCACCTAGACAGGGTATATTCTTGAAAAGAGGTTCAGACATAGGACAATTGGAAGCCTTTTATGATTCGGATTGGACTGCATGTCCAAATACAAGGAGGTCAATCACAAGATATGCAATGAAGCTAGGAGACTCTTCAATATCTTGGAAATCCAAGAAGCAACAAACTATAAGCAGAAGCTCAGCTGAAACTGAGTATAGAAGTATGGCAACAACATTAACTGAAGTAGTCTGGCTGGAAGGACTACTACATGAGTTGAGTGTGGAAGTATCAAAGCCAATAAAATTGTTCAGCGATAGCAAGGCGACAATGGAAATTGCAGCAAACCCAATCTACCACGAGAGAATAAAACACATCGAAATTGATTGTCATTTCATTAGGGAGAAGATCAAGAATAGACTGATACAACCAGAGTACTTGGGGAGCAAACAACAACTGGCAGATTTATTCACCAAAGGATTAGGGGAAGCACAACATCATTATCTGTTATCCAAGTTTGGAGTGTTAGATGTATACcaccctccagcttgagggggagtattaAGAGTCACGTGTCCAGTTACGATAATTGGTTAAGTGCACGTGTGAGTTGAGTGTATATATGTACTGTTACATCACTGAATGAATATACATAATTTCATTTCCCATCATCTCTTCttccttctctcttctctcttctttctGCTATCTTCTAGAATGTGTGATGACCTCCAATAGAGGTTTCTCATTGTGACATAATTAAGAAGCAGgaaatgaaattatttttcagaTTTCATAGTGGATAACATGTTATCTTTTTCTATACCATAATAATCCAATCCCTTGATTTTGgcactttatattttattttacggacaatattaaagaatactaaataTATAACGTTGTGATCTGTCTTGTTTGAGCATAATTAGAGGTGGCAAATGGGCATATTGGGCTAAATTTTGGCAGGTCAAGATGGGTTAGGTCAATAAATGGGTCATTGCCCAACCCAGCCCAAAATGTACTTGGGCTAAGATAGGCTAAATAATGGATCATAGCCCAATCCGCCCAACTTGACCCATATTTTAGAACCATGTTCATCTTGCATAAACAAAACCTTTAACCTTTTATACACCTATGTATAAAAGGTAAATAAATACTATTAGTATTTTGAGcatcaaaatatattttcttaaataataaattagtatttaaaatgtgtaagttgaaaaatattttgcgaGTGAGGTGAGGGGGTTGGGGTGGGTGGGTagtgcagaaaaataaaaaaaacagaaaattaaaaatatcaaaaaagtaaaatttttatttttggggtGGGGTGGGTTGGGTGGGTGATacaaaaaaacgaaaaaacagaaaattaaaaatacaaaaaaaaaattttgctTGGTTGAGAGGGGGTTGGTGGTAAGGAAAATAATTTCCAAACCACACCATAAAACTTAAATACCGTGATTCTCAGTTTTAAACTTAGATACAAAAACTAATGATGTGATAACTAAGTAAATTTCTAGATAAGTTGGGTTGAGATCTCTTTGTTTTAGGGTGAGCTTCATGTGTTGTATTTGGGCTACTTCATGGGTTAGAATGAGTTATGAAAAATAATGGGTTAACTTGGGTTCAGCCCAAATAGACCCATGAGCTAAAATGTTGTAACCCAACCCATTAATCTCTGGGCGAGTTGGGCGGGTTGAATgagtttgggctcaaattgccaccCCTAAGCACAATAAATCATATTATTTTAGCAAAATTTTTACTACCACTTTGTTTTTCATCTCAAGTTCAAATGAGTCTTATCCttctatatttttagacatacattttttctctttttgttctttgCCTATAATTATTGCATTATTTAATATTGTTATACTGTAATGTGATCTTTTATCAGCTTATAAATTGACTTAATGTCTTGCTTATGAACCTATTAATACTCatcaataaatataatttttcttagcTTAAAATTTAATGTATTCTTACATTGTTATTCTCTTACTCGAAACTCTTTTATCGttcaaatttatcaataatatttttgagtattatttaataatttaattcatatattttaaataaatttaaaatataagtgTCATCGCACTATCTATATTTTTCTCTTTATACATTATCTTCCGTATTAAGAAATTTTAATTAGCTTTTTACACAATTGTTTTTGGCCGATACTCATATAATATCACGTTTTATTAGTTTAAAAAGTAATACATaagttcttttattgtttcaaatctattaaatttttttataattatattttgtaTTACGTGCAATTAAATTTTCTTATATTCTAGTTTCAAGATAAAAATTTAgcttttaattttcattagtaaaattacctacatgagatatttatttagtatattaaaatttttaatttgatatcaaattcatatttttctttatctAGCAAAACTTGAATTTTGTGATCATATTCATATTTTGAGCGTTCTCATCAAAActttaagaactttctaatctcaTGTTTAAATagtcttttcctttgtttttcttacttttgctATAATGTTATCTAATATGTAATATTATCACGTTTTCATGTAAATGTTTTTAATTAACTTTacaatttatttaatatttttgtccactactattttttaatataatatagatagatattttttaatataatatagatagatatgtaactatttaatattaaattaaatatatattttatttttaaactattgcttgaaaattttaattatttaaatttatcaataatatttttaagtattgtatacttgctttattttattttctaaattaattCTTAGTACAATGATTGTCACAttatttctaatttatttttattatttaatatttttaattttttcttttatctattaGACTTTAGTTATGTGGCCTTATCCACATGCATGCCATTTCTTATCACACTTAAAACAAAAATTTcacatctcaaatttaaataatttttaaccTTCTTTTTTGTATGAtgaattttttgattattttctctatttgttccttAGTTTTGCTATTATATTGTTCAATActtaattttattatattgtcatGTGAATTTTCATTAGCTTGTctgaatttaatatctatttttacCATGTTAAGATTTGTTCTTATtaagtttaaatttttaattatatgaaaaatatttattacgtataaaatattcgtttgcCCGATTTGTCAATACTAATATGactttattattcttgttattaaaatattttttactgattatttaattttttttcttaccttataaataatttgtatatttTATGTAAGATTTTATTTTGcttcttgaattttttttatttttaaagtcattaaatctttaatatcttaagtaaattttaggttttgttttgtattGTAACTTACTCCAAGGTATAAgtagtcataggttatctcaatttatatttttctatatttttttaattttgtacctccatatttctagctaatatagaagaaaatctatgagtagatcaatatatagatataaatacagatatatatacatataaatataaatatagatatatagattagatttatCTAATATCTATTTAGAATATGTATAAGATTATTCAttcaactacttccattaattatgtttttatttataatttttaattattaattgttGTCCTAAAACTGCCAAGTGGATTcattttagcttgtcacttggcttaaccacatgcttcactaccctccttttaatataatataaatatagataccATGTCGGTTCACATTTTTGAATGCATATTATAGTGGTATTTTCCTAGTTTACCTAGAATACTTTGGTAAATTTGATTTATTTCAGAATGTTAAGAGATTTTCTGACTTGGTATACATTATTTATTCATTTCACTCTAAAACTTAAGAATTCAAAATGTTAAGTCGGCAAGGATATCTAAATTTTGAGCGATAAACGTAATGTCaatttgttatcttttatcaagGAGTCTTACAAGTTgcaatttataataaaattattttaatgaTCTTAAATAAGCACTAAATAAGATTTTCAAggcgatttttttttaaaatattggtTGGTTTATtggaataattttttaaaaatgtttttTGAATATGTTCGAATTTGAAAGCTGGTATTTTTTTCTCCCCTCACAAAActtcaatattttttcaagtgaagtgCATGTTCATacacaattttaattttaaaatatttttttaacttaacttcaaaaattactttctttTCAAATCTCACATTTTTATGTTCAAATGCTCAAAcctcaataaaataaaataaagttagtgggcgtttggacttaagaattgtaaaattttgaagaaaaaaaaagtaaaatatttttttacgtgaaaatggtatttgaaaattagagttgtttttggaaatgaatacaatttggagttgtttttgaatttttgtgagtgatttgaagcgaaaaattttaaaacagttttttgaatttttttaaattttcgaaaaatttcgaaattcaattttaagtgaattttaaaattttcatgtcCAAACACTATTGTAGCTAATTGATATAGTCGTATTATTCGTATTTTGAATTTATTAGTACTGCTACCTGATCCCCTTGTTTCATTTTGCGTGATCTCTTGAAACTTGTTAAGTAATGAACTTAAAAAAAGTATGTGCTCTTTAAAACTTTGTGACGAAGAGATATATTtaaaaacataattttaaataatatgaTTGTTGTACAGGAGTAACTACGGTTCACAGCTTTGTCTAAACCAAACAGGCTATCAAttatttggttttgattttcaaagAAAATCTCCATAATTATCTCAAGCTAATATAGTCTCATAAAATAAGTAAGCTggttttatatttgttttatgcgACTTTAGACTACATTAGTAGAGCAGTGCGTATAAATTTGAAATATTTTACACTATTAGTCTTTAATAAATACCTATTACCTAGGGTAAAATAATATATGACCCACCTTTAAAAATGAAAACTCGATTGAGAAAGAACAAGTTCGTGCAAATTATATCTATTCAAAAAGAATCTTTTTTACAGAATtattaaagaaataatttttaatatttatatcagctccaatatttttagttttatgaccttatttcttattttacacataaaagatttatttttacatataAGAAATCTTTTATTTAtacataagagatctaaaaataaaattttattaaattcaaCCTTGTAAAAGGTAAAAAGGACTAAAACCTCTTTCAAAACTTTGGCTGCCCAGTAAACACTATATAACAAAGCAAGTAAAGAGTAACCAAAAAGAGTCGAGCAAAACAATGGTGGACATGGAAAACTTGGAGGCGACAACATGGAGAGTCGAATCCTATCAAATGGGGCCCATCAGTGCAGAGAAATAACACGTGTGAGTTCCTCAACTCTCCCTTATTAATAATCGGTAAGTTTTAATTTTTTACGCcttttaagaaataataaatgaattatataatttattatgatatatatatatatattaattgatgcatattttattgaatttgaaataagtaataaatattgtggatataacaggaaaaaaaaatttatcttctcttaatatgcgtaaagtgacaagtaaaaatgaaaatatatttttagtatatatgccaagtaaaagtgaacggagagagTACTAGGAATTTTTGGAGTCCAACTAGATGTACCCAAATTACAACAAATCCAGGAAAAAACATTGAAATTGCTAAAAGAAGGTGATAAAGCATACGCGTTAGATCCAATTTCCAAGTATTAGTCTTGAAAGCTGATTTAAACAACCGACCCTTCACACCTTTTACAAGAGTTGTCTTTTACTTTCACTCCTCCAATTTTCGTGCTTAAAGAACCAAATACAGTTAATAGATTAAATAAAGTATTACtttaacaaacaagaaaataaaagtttATTATAATTTCTCTGTCTAGGTACCAAACAAATTACTGTAAGAAGTGATCCGATAACGTTATTTGCAAAGTACTATCAGGCCCATTTTTTCTCTAAGTTTTATTCAGGTTTTTGTTCAATTCAATCAATATATGGTATTTATTGGATAAAAATGAATGTTAACAGgatttacaattttttttaatcaatGCAAGTCTGGTATTTTTTCAATGTAGACAAACTGTTTTCAAGAAACGATATTATTACTTACGTAACGCTTTATTTTGTTAGTAGAATGTGATAACTAAGAAAATTATACAGGTATCTAAAACTAAAACTACAAAAAGGATGAGAGTTTACGAGAAGTATTAATTcgacaatcttttttttttttcaagcgAAGAGTGCAAACCTGGATGGCTGGCTATGAGTAAGTTGTTTTACTTTTGAAGTAAAAGATTGTAAAATAA
Proteins encoded in this window:
- the LOC142167019 gene encoding secreted RxLR effector protein 161-like codes for the protein MNIKLTTVEYDTHVGRSDDERLKDFISYQKLVEKLLYLTITRLDNSFAVQVLSQFMQQPKLSHWNAALRLIGYIKGSPRQGIFLKRGSDIGQLEAFYDSDWTACPNTRRSITRYAMKLGDSSISWKSKKQQTISRSSAETEYRSMATTLTEVVWLEGLLHELSVEVSKPIKLFSDSKATMEIAANPIYHERIKHIEIDCHFIREKIKNRLIQPEYLGSKQQLADLFTKGLGEAQHHYLLSKFGVLDVYHPPA